In Fusarium fujikuroi IMI 58289 draft genome, chromosome FFUJ_chr02, the genomic stretch GTTCAAGAAACTGCGCTGTCAAGGCGCGGGTATCATGCCCACTGGGCCCTAAAAAGTCGCGAATCCCAAGTATAATGTCGAATGTTTCTAAAGTGTTGGCgtagatgcagatgcagtcTCACCTAGCCCGTCGAATCGGTGTATGGTGGTTATGAATAGAAGGTTGAGACATTGCATTGTCTCGTGTCTTGAGGTAGGCTCATTTCTTGCGTTGGCTACTCGTCGCTGTGATCTTGCTAGTGCTCATCAAGTCGCCAATATACTTTTGCAAAAACTTGTTATTGTTATCAAGCTTGTCATGTTCTTCGCGAACGGCTTCGATGCGGTTGAAGATTGTGAGAAGAGAGTCCTGTAATGCCTTGGCGTGTCTGTGAAAGTCAGCGATAGCTCTGAGCGAATTGTTCAATTGTCAAATCCTTACCTTCTCATTTCTTCGCGCGCAGCCTTTCCAATCCTATCGAGATCCTCGCTCGTTCTCCTGGGGCTCATTGCCCTGACGTCATCTGGGCCAAAGTCGGGCTCGAGAGGGCCAACTGCTGAACTGTCGCGAGGGACAACTAGAGGGCCGCTGCTTTTCCGTTGAGGTAGGCTGGGTCGAATAGGCACAGGCTGGTGAATAATGGGTTCGTTATTGTCTTCAGGGCTCGATGATGTGGAGGAATCTGATCGTGCGATTGCATGAGGATGCTCTACAGGAGCATTTGGGAGTTCGTTGACTGCCATTATGATATAGTGTGGTATGTGGGTGAAGTGGTGGTTGTCGCTGGGTTCAAATAACTCGCAATAAGTCGTAACTTGTCGCACAGAATATACGAGGTTATTGCGACATCCACAATCGTGTGACGACACAGATAATGGTAATTAAGAGGCACCAAAAGTCAAGCTGAATAGCTGACTCAATGGGTGGATGGTATGTCGGTGTAGGTGTTCCAAGAGTCGCGTGAACTCGTCGTCGAGGGGAGTTGTGGAGAGGGGCAAGTCGAGACCAAATAGTTCCACGTGGTTTAAAGGTCTCGAAGTCCGAGCATGTACGCTTGCGAGGTAACGATTCCGGATC encodes the following:
- a CDS encoding related to bZIP transcription factor, whose amino-acid sequence is MAVNELPNAPVEHPHAIARSDSSTSSSPEDNNEPIIHQPVPIRPSLPQRKSSGPLVVPRDSSAVGPLEPDFGPDDVRAMSPRRTSEDLDRIGKAAREEMRRHAKALQDSLLTIFNRIEAVREEHDKLDNNNKFLQKYIGDLMSTSKITATSSQRKK